In the Gymnodinialimonas sp. 202GB13-11 genome, one interval contains:
- a CDS encoding TRAP transporter substrate-binding protein: MGFHLKTAAAVAAIAMTATSVAAQDITMNVGFGAPEDSLYGRFGAIFEELAEEYTGGSVDVRLRCCNQIATEDEGFRAMQLGTVDGFFITANNVSPHWPLMDVTVLPYIFQDTSHMARVIDGEVGDFIRAQLLEDTGVHLLSFGPALYRDFYNSVRPVETMADMEGLRIRTPNNAVMLATFEAFGANPVPLAWSETPTALQTGTVDGGDNGTSFIRDMSFYEFMPNLVILEHFVAMAPLFASSSFMERLSEEQREQIMRAAVDAGNRFSEEVRTETEEVRTWLVEEGGMTRTDPDRADFIAAAQVVQQEVAAERGQEFVDLVNMINAAAE; the protein is encoded by the coding sequence ATGGGTTTTCATCTGAAGACGGCGGCGGCTGTCGCAGCGATTGCCATGACGGCGACCAGTGTCGCAGCACAAGACATCACGATGAACGTGGGCTTCGGCGCGCCAGAGGATTCACTTTACGGGCGCTTTGGCGCAATCTTTGAGGAACTGGCCGAGGAATATACCGGCGGCTCCGTCGATGTGCGCCTGCGCTGCTGCAACCAGATTGCGACCGAGGATGAAGGCTTCCGCGCGATGCAGCTTGGAACCGTCGATGGCTTTTTCATCACCGCCAACAATGTCTCGCCCCATTGGCCGCTGATGGATGTGACGGTTCTGCCATACATCTTCCAGGACACGTCGCACATGGCCCGTGTGATCGACGGTGAAGTGGGTGATTTCATCCGCGCGCAACTGCTGGAAGATACGGGCGTGCACCTGCTGTCCTTCGGTCCGGCGCTTTACCGCGATTTCTACAATTCCGTCCGCCCGGTTGAGACGATGGCCGATATGGAAGGTCTGCGCATCCGTACGCCAAATAACGCGGTGATGCTGGCAACGTTTGAGGCATTCGGCGCGAACCCAGTGCCGCTAGCCTGGTCGGAAACACCCACGGCGCTGCAGACTGGCACGGTGGACGGTGGCGACAATGGTACGTCATTCATCCGAGACATGAGCTTCTATGAGTTTATGCCGAACCTCGTGATCCTCGAGCATTTCGTGGCCATGGCCCCCTTGTTTGCCTCGTCTTCGTTCATGGAGCGCCTCAGCGAAGAACAGCGCGAACAGATCATGCGTGCCGCTGTCGATGCCGGGAACCGCTTCAGTGAAGAAGTTCGGACAGAGACCGAGGAAGTGCGTACATGGCTGGTCGAAGAAGGCGGCATGACCCGCACCGACCCCGACCGCGCGGACTTCATCGCCGCCGCACAAGTCGTGCAGCAGGAAGTCGCCGCCGAGCGTGGGCAGGAGTTTGTTGATCTGGTCAACATGATCAACGCCGCCGCCGAATAA
- a CDS encoding TRAP transporter small permease: protein MVVLRWLEKHFEEAICCIALVVIACAVFAQVLARYVFEIALHWTEETAAIAMVWAVYMGASLCVRERFHIRILVAVQALPTGMGKFVIFMADIAWAFFCVIMLKVSWEYLTVLWQFPSRSPSLRINEFYPQTILVIGYAFMLARLLQTYILWFRDGAEGLPGMLAEDGDAPDEEHLF, encoded by the coding sequence ATGGTCGTTCTCAGATGGTTAGAAAAGCACTTCGAGGAGGCGATCTGCTGCATCGCCCTTGTCGTTATTGCATGCGCGGTGTTTGCGCAGGTGCTGGCCCGCTACGTCTTTGAAATCGCGCTGCATTGGACGGAGGAAACCGCCGCCATCGCAATGGTTTGGGCCGTCTACATGGGCGCATCGCTTTGTGTGCGCGAACGGTTCCACATCCGCATTCTGGTGGCCGTTCAGGCCCTGCCGACAGGTATGGGCAAGTTCGTGATCTTCATGGCCGACATCGCATGGGCCTTCTTCTGTGTGATCATGCTGAAAGTTTCGTGGGAATATCTGACGGTCCTATGGCAATTCCCGTCGCGCTCTCCATCCCTGCGTATCAACGAATTCTACCCTCAGACCATCCTCGTGATCGGCTATGCGTTCATGTTGGCGCGTTTGCTGCAGACCTACATCCTGTGGTTCCGGGATGGGGCGGAGGGTTTGCCGGGCATGTTGGCCGAAGACGGCGATGCCCCGGATGAGGAGCATCTGTTTTGA
- a CDS encoding TRAP transporter large permease — protein MNELLILALVFTVLVVMGVPLFAAVGLTTALALFLIEIPYTLLAQTGYSSLTPFPLLTIPLFVLAGRLMETGGMANRMIGIATKLVGAYRGSMGLVTVFACMLFGALSGSGPATTAAIGSATVPAMKKDGYDVPFAAAITASAGALGSLIPPSNLMIIYGLVSETSIPRLFLAGILPGILVTGLLMLTTYLIARKRGYGGGGDPFVWRPFLEAAWEGKWSIGAPVLILGGIYGGIFTPTEAAGVAVFYALFVGLFIYRELTPKKVLEALRFTALLTGILILLTPTLAFGQLTAFYDVPAAVQAGITSITTNPFLVLMLIGIFYIFIGTFMESLAQIVLFTAVFLPLVTSLGIDPVLFGIFTVITCEIGFLTPPLGANLTIASRISAISLERISVAVLPFIAAYIVGMIIIILIPELTLALPNWVYGPASVR, from the coding sequence TTGAACGAGCTTCTGATCCTCGCGCTGGTCTTCACCGTCCTGGTGGTGATGGGCGTGCCGCTGTTCGCCGCCGTGGGTCTGACGACGGCGTTGGCCCTGTTCCTGATCGAAATCCCCTACACACTGCTGGCGCAGACAGGCTATTCCAGCCTTACGCCCTTTCCGCTGCTGACCATTCCACTCTTCGTGCTGGCGGGTCGATTGATGGAAACAGGCGGCATGGCGAACCGAATGATCGGGATCGCCACCAAATTGGTCGGTGCTTATCGCGGCTCAATGGGCCTGGTGACGGTTTTCGCCTGTATGCTTTTTGGCGCACTGTCAGGGTCCGGCCCTGCGACCACCGCCGCCATCGGCTCGGCCACCGTGCCCGCGATGAAGAAGGACGGCTATGATGTTCCCTTCGCCGCCGCCATCACGGCCAGCGCGGGTGCTTTGGGCAGTCTGATTCCGCCATCGAACCTGATGATTATCTACGGCCTCGTGTCGGAAACCTCGATCCCACGTCTATTCCTTGCAGGCATCTTGCCGGGCATTCTCGTCACAGGCTTGCTGATGCTGACCACCTACCTGATCGCACGCAAACGCGGCTATGGCGGCGGTGGCGATCCGTTCGTCTGGCGCCCGTTCCTTGAGGCCGCGTGGGAGGGCAAATGGTCCATCGGCGCGCCCGTCCTGATCCTGGGCGGCATCTATGGCGGCATCTTCACACCCACTGAAGCCGCCGGTGTGGCCGTCTTCTACGCGCTTTTCGTGGGCCTTTTCATCTATCGTGAGCTGACGCCGAAAAAGGTGCTTGAGGCGCTGCGCTTCACCGCCCTCCTCACCGGCATCCTGATCCTGCTAACGCCAACTTTGGCGTTCGGTCAGCTCACGGCTTTCTACGACGTACCGGCCGCCGTTCAGGCCGGGATCACCTCCATCACCACCAACCCGTTCCTCGTGCTGATGCTGATCGGCATCTTCTACATCTTCATCGGCACGTTCATGGAAAGCCTCGCGCAGATCGTGCTGTTCACGGCCGTCTTCCTGCCGCTTGTCACATCCCTTGGCATTGATCCCGTCCTCTTCGGCATCTTCACCGTCATCACCTGCGAAATCGGCTTTCTGACACCACCCCTGGGCGCGAACCTGACGATTGCTTCGCGTATCTCGGCCATCTCGCTGGAGCGCATCTCGGTCGCCGTCCTGCCCTTCATCGCGGCCTATATCGTTGGCATGATCATCATTATCCTGATCCCTGAATTGACATTGGCCTTGCCCAACTGGGTCTACGGCCCCGCATCGGTGAGGTGA